One Syntrophales bacterium genomic region harbors:
- a CDS encoding Ni/Fe hydrogenase subunit alpha, protein MGQRKITIEPVTRIEGHARVTIHLNEQGEVEQTFFHVDEFRGLEKFCEGRPYFEMPQITQRICGICPVSHHLAAAKACDAIARVEIPRPAKLLRELMHMGQIIQSHGMHFFHLAGPDLLLGFDADPAIRNVVGIIKNNAELALKAVALRSYGQRIIEKLGGKRVHPNFAVTGGVNAPLTRKIREEILSEYDNALETAKIALQTAKNWIESNSDLADNFASFPSAYMGLVDDEGGLQMYEGEIRVKDSSGKILSQFKPEYYLIHIAEHVESWSFLKFPYLRRAGWPKGVYRVGPLGRLNVCDKINTPLANEELRQFKQLNGGKPIEGSLYYHYARMIELLHALEHLQVLLDDPDIMSTDVRTDPPTAQLPGQGVGVIEAPRGTLFHDYSTDENGLLTRVNLIVATGNNNWAMQTAAAQVAKNFINDGKITEGMLNRVEAAIRCYDPCLSCATHAIGKMPLEVILFSADGSILDRKSR, encoded by the coding sequence ATGGGTCAAAGAAAGATTACCATAGAACCAGTTACACGGATTGAGGGACATGCCCGTGTTACCATTCATCTTAATGAACAAGGTGAGGTAGAACAAACTTTCTTCCATGTCGATGAGTTCAGGGGTTTGGAGAAGTTCTGTGAGGGACGACCCTATTTTGAAATGCCCCAGATAACCCAGCGTATCTGTGGTATATGTCCGGTAAGCCACCACCTAGCCGCGGCAAAAGCATGTGATGCTATTGCTCGTGTAGAAATACCTCGGCCGGCAAAACTCCTCAGGGAACTGATGCACATGGGTCAGATAATACAGTCCCACGGCATGCACTTCTTCCACCTTGCGGGACCGGACCTACTTCTAGGCTTCGATGCCGATCCAGCTATACGCAACGTGGTGGGAATCATCAAGAATAACGCCGAACTCGCCTTAAAAGCCGTGGCCTTGAGGAGCTACGGTCAAAGGATCATCGAGAAACTGGGAGGTAAAAGGGTACATCCAAACTTTGCTGTTACCGGGGGAGTCAACGCACCGCTAACACGTAAAATCAGAGAAGAAATCCTATCTGAGTATGACAACGCACTGGAAACTGCCAAAATTGCACTACAAACGGCAAAAAATTGGATCGAATCAAACAGTGATTTGGCAGATAACTTTGCTTCATTCCCCTCGGCCTATATGGGTCTCGTGGATGATGAAGGTGGATTACAAATGTACGAAGGGGAAATCAGGGTGAAGGATAGCAGTGGCAAAATTCTCTCCCAATTCAAGCCGGAATATTACCTGATCCACATCGCAGAACATGTAGAATCATGGTCATTCCTGAAGTTCCCCTACTTGAGAAGAGCTGGATGGCCAAAAGGGGTTTACCGTGTTGGACCTTTGGGAAGGCTCAATGTCTGTGATAAGATAAATACACCACTTGCCAATGAAGAGCTAAGACAATTCAAACAGCTGAACGGAGGGAAACCAATAGAGGGTTCTCTGTACTACCACTACGCCCGGATGATTGAGCTTTTACACGCATTGGAGCACTTGCAGGTCCTTCTAGATGATCCGGACATCATGAGTACTGATGTAAGAACAGATCCTCCCACAGCGCAATTACCCGGACAGGGTGTTGGTGTAATCGAAGCCCCCAGAGGAACCCTATTCCACGATTACAGTACCGATGAAAACGGTCTTTTAACCCGCGTAAACCTCATCGTAGCCACCGGAAACAACAACTGGGCAATGCAAACTGCCGCCGCGCAAGTGGCGAAAAATTTCATAAACGACGGCAAAATAACCGAAGGTATGTTGAACCGAGTTGAGGCAGCCATCAGATGCTACGATCCATGCCTGTCCTGTGCAACGCATGCAATTGGCAAAATGCCTTTAGAGGTCATTCTTTTTAGCGCGGACGGCAGCATTCTTGATAGAAAATCCCGCTAA
- a CDS encoding hydrogenase maturation protease has protein sequence MEQKKVLIIGLGNIDRADDGVAWWIVNAIRKRLGLRPLGEYETGLEEMKGFVNAIFVHQLTPEILEDIIGYQKIIFVDAHTVPKESEVYVSSVTPSYESLLFSHHLTAPTLLAFLKDLYNEEPRAYIVSIRGHDFDFHRNLSPKTMQLLEPALAYIEQLLQQEDTKK, from the coding sequence ATGGAACAGAAAAAAGTTCTGATCATTGGTCTGGGAAACATTGATCGTGCCGACGATGGTGTTGCATGGTGGATAGTAAATGCCATCCGAAAACGCCTTGGTCTAAGACCACTCGGGGAGTACGAAACAGGCCTTGAAGAAATGAAAGGTTTCGTTAACGCAATTTTCGTGCACCAGTTAACTCCCGAAATTCTCGAGGACATCATCGGTTATCAGAAAATCATTTTTGTTGATGCCCACACAGTGCCTAAAGAAAGCGAAGTGTATGTATCATCGGTTACACCATCGTACGAGTCACTTCTGTTCTCTCACCACTTAACCGCCCCAACGCTTCTTGCATTCCTCAAGGACCTTTACAACGAAGAACCCCGTGCCTACATTGTTTCCATAAGAGGTCACGACTTCGACTTTCACCGAAATCTTTCACCAAAAACGATGCAGCTCTTGGAACCTGCTTTAGCTTATATCGAACAACTTTTGCAGCAAGAGGACACAAAAAAATGA
- the hslO gene encoding Hsp33 family molecular chaperone HslO, translated as MTSYNDRLIRVISEKGNVLGLACATTHLTNEARTIHKTSITATAALGRALTGGALMASLLKRDQRLSFKIEGDGPLRKIIVEADRNGYVRGFVGNPQVEIPPKNGKIDVGSAVGKNGTLTVIKDLGTKSPLTGIVRLITGEIAEDLTYYYAESEQIPTAIGLGVYVNPDGSVKAAGGFLIQTLPPIDERTTDELIDRISKIKTVTEHLLAGKTEEDLISLIFGPIPYHILERYPLYFRCRCDRKMIEKVILALGEEEISSIIEERGEAEITCEFCRQNYYFNKHELENLLKIKLH; from the coding sequence ATGACCAGCTATAACGATCGTCTGATAAGGGTCATCAGTGAGAAGGGAAACGTGCTGGGTCTCGCATGTGCAACTACCCATCTAACAAACGAAGCACGAACCATCCATAAAACATCCATTACAGCCACAGCCGCTTTGGGAAGGGCACTAACCGGTGGTGCGCTTATGGCTTCTTTGTTGAAAAGGGACCAACGACTATCTTTTAAAATTGAAGGAGATGGTCCACTCAGGAAAATTATTGTCGAAGCAGACAGGAACGGGTACGTTCGCGGCTTCGTTGGAAACCCCCAAGTAGAAATTCCTCCTAAAAATGGAAAAATCGATGTGGGCAGTGCCGTAGGCAAAAATGGCACTCTCACCGTCATTAAGGATCTCGGTACTAAGAGTCCCCTAACAGGCATCGTTCGACTGATCACAGGAGAAATTGCGGAGGACCTCACATATTACTACGCCGAATCAGAACAGATTCCCACTGCCATTGGACTCGGTGTATACGTCAACCCCGATGGGAGTGTTAAGGCAGCAGGCGGGTTTCTAATTCAAACCCTACCTCCGATAGATGAACGAACCACCGATGAACTGATCGATAGAATAAGCAAAATTAAAACCGTAACTGAACATTTGCTCGCAGGAAAAACAGAAGAAGATCTTATTTCTCTAATATTCGGCCCAATACCTTACCACATACTGGAAAGGTATCCCCTTTACTTCCGCTGCAGGTGCGACAGAAAGATGATTGAAAAAGTCATCCTTGCCCTAGGAGAAGAAGAGATTTCCTCTATTATAGAAGAAAGGGGAGAAGCGGAAATCACTTGTGAATTCTGTCGGCAGAACTACTACTTTAACAAACATGAGCTTGAAAACCTATTGAAAATAAAACTCCACTGA